The proteins below come from a single Bryobacter aggregatus MPL3 genomic window:
- the ctaD gene encoding cytochrome c oxidase subunit I, which yields MSTILQPPPPHIEQKINYLNVDYGWRSWLFTTDHKRIALLYLFSITAFFFVGGAFAVAMRINLLFPEGLVDNDTYNKLFTMHGIVMVFFFLVPSIPATLGNFLIPLMIGSRDLAFPRINLLSWYIYIVGGIFTMTAVLQGGVDTGWTFYAPFSTTYSNTHVILAAVGVFISGFSSILTGLNFIVTIHTMRCPGMTWSRLPLFVWGHYATSIIQVLGTPVIAITLVLLGLERILHTGIFDPKLGGDPILFQHLFWFYSHPAVYIMILPGMAVISELVSCYSRKSVFGYGFVAFSSLGIAVLSFVVWGHHLFVAGQSMYASMVFSFMSMAVAVPSAIKVFNWTATMFRGSISWETPMLYAFGFIGLFTIGGLTGLFLATMAIDVHVTDTYFVIAHFHYVMVGGMVMAYMGGLHFWFPKITGRLYPEGWAKFAALIIFVGFNLTFFPQFLLGYLGMPRRYATYPDEFHALNVLSTAGASILGVGYLIPMIYLTWAWRKGPLSPQNPWKAKGLEWEQAPTPPPTFNFDDPPIVTEPAYNYSAIPEEVHRG from the coding sequence ATGAGCACGATACTCCAGCCACCGCCGCCTCACATCGAACAGAAGATCAACTACCTCAACGTGGACTATGGATGGAGATCCTGGCTCTTCACAACCGACCACAAACGCATCGCCCTGCTCTACCTGTTTTCGATCACCGCGTTCTTCTTTGTCGGCGGAGCCTTTGCCGTCGCGATGCGAATCAATTTGCTGTTTCCCGAAGGGCTGGTCGACAACGATACGTACAACAAGCTGTTCACCATGCATGGGATTGTCATGGTCTTCTTTTTCCTGGTCCCTTCGATTCCCGCAACGCTCGGTAATTTCCTGATCCCGCTGATGATCGGCTCGCGGGATCTCGCCTTTCCACGGATCAATCTGTTGAGCTGGTACATCTACATTGTGGGCGGCATCTTCACGATGACGGCCGTACTGCAGGGGGGCGTCGATACAGGCTGGACCTTCTATGCACCATTCAGCACCACTTACTCCAACACTCACGTCATCCTGGCCGCGGTGGGAGTGTTTATCTCCGGGTTCTCATCGATCCTCACAGGACTCAACTTCATCGTCACGATCCACACGATGCGATGTCCGGGAATGACATGGTCACGGCTTCCGCTCTTTGTCTGGGGCCACTATGCCACCAGCATCATCCAGGTGCTGGGCACCCCAGTGATCGCCATCACGCTGGTGCTGCTTGGCCTCGAAAGGATTCTCCATACGGGGATCTTCGATCCGAAACTGGGCGGAGATCCGATTCTGTTCCAGCATCTCTTCTGGTTCTATTCGCATCCGGCAGTCTACATCATGATCCTGCCCGGGATGGCGGTCATCAGCGAGCTGGTCTCCTGCTACTCACGGAAATCAGTCTTCGGGTATGGCTTTGTCGCATTCTCCAGCCTGGGAATCGCGGTGCTGAGCTTCGTGGTTTGGGGCCACCATCTGTTTGTCGCCGGGCAGTCGATGTACGCGAGCATGGTCTTCTCCTTTATGAGCATGGCGGTTGCGGTGCCTTCGGCGATCAAGGTATTCAACTGGACGGCGACGATGTTCCGGGGTTCGATTTCATGGGAGACACCGATGCTCTACGCGTTTGGGTTCATCGGACTCTTCACGATCGGTGGACTGACCGGACTCTTTCTGGCGACGATGGCGATCGATGTCCATGTCACCGATACTTACTTTGTCATCGCGCACTTCCACTACGTGATGGTGGGCGGAATGGTGATGGCTTATATGGGCGGCCTTCATTTCTGGTTCCCCAAGATCACCGGCCGGCTTTATCCCGAGGGATGGGCCAAGTTTGCGGCGCTGATCATCTTTGTCGGCTTCAATCTCACCTTCTTCCCCCAGTTTCTGCTCGGCTATCTTGGCATGCCGCGGCGCTACGCCACTTATCCCGATGAGTTCCACGCCTTGAATGTCTTATCTACGGCCGGGGCGTCGATTCTCGGGGTGGGCTATCTGATTCCGATGATCTACCTCACTTGGGCGTGGCGGAAGGGCCCCCTCTCTCCACAGAATCCGTGGAAGGCCAAGGGACTCGAATGGGAGCAAGCTCCTACACCTCCGCCGACCTTCAATTTCGACGATCCACCGATCGTGACCGAGCCGGCTTACAACTATTCCGCCATTCCGGAGGAGGTGCATCGTGGCTGA
- a CDS encoding BON domain-containing protein, protein MNTSEQLKNDVEQELSWDPSVHAEKIGVSVNNGAVELDGHVGSYYEKWAAERAALRVAKVRSVASEIKVDLPSTSARSDTAIAQAASDHLKASYLVPDTVKALVAEGWVTLQGMVKGQYQKREAENLVRPLLGVKGVINNITLEPKVIASDVKVQIENALKRDAQIDASGISVSVSGDKVTLRGTVRSWMEREDAETAAFAAPGVMTVENLITIH, encoded by the coding sequence ATGAATACCTCCGAACAATTGAAAAATGATGTGGAGCAAGAGCTCAGTTGGGATCCGAGCGTACATGCCGAGAAAATCGGTGTCTCGGTGAACAATGGAGCGGTCGAACTGGATGGACATGTTGGAAGTTACTACGAGAAATGGGCGGCTGAACGGGCTGCTTTACGAGTGGCAAAAGTTCGGTCGGTTGCCAGTGAGATTAAAGTGGATCTCCCTTCCACCTCAGCGCGCAGTGATACCGCGATTGCTCAGGCCGCATCCGATCATTTAAAGGCTAGCTACCTCGTGCCAGACACCGTCAAGGCCTTGGTGGCGGAGGGCTGGGTCACTCTCCAAGGAATGGTCAAAGGACAATATCAAAAGAGAGAGGCAGAGAATCTCGTTCGTCCATTGCTGGGAGTGAAAGGTGTAATTAATAACATTACTCTGGAACCGAAAGTAATCGCTTCCGATGTTAAGGTGCAGATCGAGAATGCGCTCAAACGGGATGCGCAAATCGATGCCAGTGGGATCAGCGTGAGTGTTTCCGGAGATAAAGTCACGTTGCGTGGCACGGTCCGTTCTTGGATGGAACGCGAAGACGCTGAAACGGCCGCCTTCGCCGCTCCTGGCGTCATGACCGTGGAGAACCTGATCACGATTCACTAG
- the mgtA gene encoding magnesium-translocating P-type ATPase, translated as MTTPDATAKLAEPPAKNGKNKKIQVSPVVLDAARKPGDELLRDLNTSPSGLTQSEAEHRARTTGPNEVAQEKEEGWFARLLKILRNPLVVLLGILSAISFATGDMRAGIVIAIMVVVGAALRFIQEARADAAAAKLKAMIHVTATVIRDGKAREIPLHDLVPGDIIQLSAGDMIPGDVRLLSSKDLFVSQGSLTGESLPVEKFHDPATNPAASPIELSNICFMGTSVESGTATAVVITIGIQTYLGSMARSIIGERVLTSFDEGLNRFTWLMIWLMAVMVPLVFLINGFTKHDWQGAFFFAMAVAVGLTPEMLPMVVSVCLAKGALAMSRRKVIVKRLNSIQNFGGMDVLCADKTGTLTEDRVVLMRHCDVAGEESDDVLLNGYLISYFQTGLRNLLDRAILDSTDFHARAEIEKYKKLDEIPFDFTRRMMSVLVADPDGHAILLTKGAPEEVFKQCSQFELNGKISPMDPDRIVDLRAEYEELSSDGFRVLAVATKQFQGKTVCSKDDEHDLLLRGYVAFLDPPKSTAARSLEALHQHGVVVKILTGDNELISRKVCKDVGLLPDPMLLGRDVEKMSDTELADAAEKTTLFARLSPAHKERVIRALRGKGHVVGFMGDGINDAPALRAADVGISVDTATDIAKESADLILLEKDLMVLEGGVVEGRKVFANILKYIRMGASSNFGNMFSVLGASAFLPFLPMAPIQVLTNNLLYDFSQVPIPSDNVDEEQVARPRPWNIGEIRRFILFVGPISSIFDYTTFFVMLWVFNCWDPSRVAVFQTGWFIESLMTQTLIIHVIRTNKIPFLQSRASLPLTLTTLSIMGLGIWLPYSPLASSLGFTPLPLLYWPILLLTLLAYMGLTQMVKVWLLRKRWI; from the coding sequence ATGACAACGCCTGATGCAACGGCGAAGCTCGCCGAGCCGCCTGCTAAAAACGGGAAGAACAAGAAGATTCAGGTCTCTCCTGTGGTTCTGGATGCGGCCCGGAAACCCGGCGATGAACTGCTCCGGGATTTGAACACCTCTCCCTCTGGACTCACGCAATCTGAAGCCGAACACCGTGCGCGCACTACTGGTCCGAATGAAGTGGCGCAAGAGAAAGAGGAAGGCTGGTTCGCTCGCCTTCTGAAAATTCTTCGCAACCCGCTGGTGGTCCTTCTGGGGATACTCTCCGCGATCTCCTTTGCCACAGGTGACATGAGGGCGGGCATCGTGATTGCCATCATGGTCGTGGTTGGAGCTGCACTGCGCTTCATCCAGGAAGCTCGCGCCGATGCCGCTGCGGCAAAGCTCAAGGCCATGATTCATGTCACCGCTACCGTCATCAGGGACGGGAAGGCGAGAGAGATTCCGCTCCACGATCTGGTGCCCGGCGACATCATCCAGCTTTCCGCAGGGGACATGATTCCGGGCGATGTGCGCTTGTTAAGTTCGAAGGATTTATTTGTAAGTCAGGGGAGTTTGACAGGCGAGTCGCTTCCCGTCGAGAAGTTCCACGATCCGGCCACCAATCCCGCAGCTTCCCCCATCGAACTCAGCAACATCTGCTTCATGGGCACCAGCGTCGAAAGTGGCACCGCGACGGCGGTGGTGATCACCATCGGCATCCAGACCTATCTCGGCAGCATGGCCCGGTCCATCATCGGCGAACGTGTCTTGACCAGCTTCGACGAAGGACTCAATCGCTTCACCTGGCTCATGATCTGGCTGATGGCCGTGATGGTGCCGCTGGTCTTTTTGATCAACGGATTTACGAAGCACGATTGGCAGGGGGCCTTCTTTTTCGCCATGGCGGTAGCCGTAGGCTTGACGCCAGAGATGCTTCCCATGGTGGTGTCTGTTTGTCTGGCCAAAGGGGCGCTTGCCATGAGCCGCAGAAAGGTGATCGTCAAGCGGCTGAATTCGATCCAGAATTTTGGCGGCATGGATGTCCTCTGCGCGGACAAGACAGGAACACTGACTGAGGATCGCGTTGTTCTGATGCGGCATTGTGATGTTGCCGGCGAGGAGAGCGATGACGTGCTGCTCAACGGCTATCTGATCAGCTACTTCCAGACGGGATTGCGGAACTTGCTCGATCGCGCCATTTTGGACAGCACCGACTTCCACGCAAGGGCGGAGATCGAGAAATACAAGAAGCTCGATGAGATCCCCTTCGACTTCACCCGGCGCATGATGTCCGTGCTAGTGGCAGATCCCGATGGCCATGCAATCCTTCTCACCAAAGGCGCTCCGGAGGAAGTCTTCAAACAGTGCTCTCAGTTCGAGCTGAACGGGAAGATCTCGCCCATGGATCCGGACCGCATCGTCGACCTGCGCGCTGAGTATGAGGAGCTCAGCAGCGATGGCTTCCGCGTGCTTGCGGTGGCCACGAAACAGTTTCAGGGGAAGACCGTTTGTTCAAAGGACGATGAGCACGATCTGCTGCTGCGCGGCTATGTCGCGTTTCTCGATCCGCCCAAGAGCACGGCTGCGCGTTCTCTGGAAGCCCTGCACCAACACGGTGTCGTGGTCAAGATCCTGACAGGGGATAACGAACTCATCAGTCGCAAGGTTTGCAAAGACGTCGGTCTGCTTCCTGATCCGATGCTGCTTGGCCGCGATGTCGAGAAGATGTCCGATACGGAACTGGCTGACGCCGCCGAGAAGACGACACTCTTCGCTCGGCTCTCTCCGGCACACAAGGAGCGAGTGATTCGGGCTCTTCGCGGCAAGGGGCATGTGGTGGGTTTTATGGGCGATGGCATTAATGATGCCCCCGCATTGCGAGCGGCCGATGTCGGGATCTCGGTAGATACAGCCACCGATATTGCGAAGGAATCGGCAGACCTGATTCTGCTGGAGAAGGATCTGATGGTGCTCGAAGGTGGTGTCGTGGAGGGCCGCAAGGTCTTCGCAAACATCTTGAAGTACATCCGGATGGGCGCCAGTTCTAACTTCGGGAACATGTTCAGCGTGCTGGGCGCGAGTGCCTTCCTCCCCTTTCTCCCGATGGCGCCGATCCAGGTGCTGACGAATAATCTTCTCTACGATTTCTCGCAGGTGCCGATCCCTTCAGACAATGTAGATGAGGAGCAGGTCGCCCGGCCGCGGCCCTGGAACATCGGAGAGATCAGGCGGTTCATCCTCTTTGTCGGGCCGATCAGTTCGATCTTTGACTACACAACATTTTTTGTGATGCTCTGGGTTTTCAACTGCTGGGACCCCTCGCGCGTTGCCGTGTTTCAAACCGGCTGGTTCATCGAATCGTTGATGACGCAGACGCTGATCATTCATGTCATCCGCACCAATAAGATCCCGTTTCTGCAGAGCCGGGCTAGTCTGCCGCTTACGCTCACAACGCTCTCGATCATGGGGCTGGGCATCTGGCTGCCGTATTCTCCGTTAGCTTCCTCACTGGGCTTTACACCGCTGCCCCTGCTGTATTGGCCGATTCTTCTGCTAACGCTTCTTGCCTACATGGGCCTGACGCAGATGGTGAAGGTCTGGCTGCTCCGCAAGAGATGGATCTAA
- a CDS encoding cytochrome c oxidase subunit 3 family protein, with product MADSEIVLHPPGLQHHFDDSAQQLEASTLGMWVFLVTEIMFFGGMFASYTIYRNLYPEAFASTSAYMNVTIGAINTGVLICSSLTMVLAVRAAQLGRNPAIVRYLTLTLILGLIFLSLKYFEYHEKWVDHHVPGPSFEYADPRFIHQAQILFFLYFAMTGMHAIHMIVGAGLLTVLIVKAHRNRFSAAWYTPVEIVGLYWHFVDIVWIFLFPLLYLIGHHL from the coding sequence GTGGCTGACAGCGAAATCGTTCTCCATCCGCCCGGATTGCAACATCATTTCGACGACAGTGCCCAGCAGCTAGAAGCCTCGACGCTCGGGATGTGGGTCTTTCTGGTCACCGAGATCATGTTCTTTGGCGGAATGTTCGCCAGCTATACGATCTATCGGAATCTGTACCCGGAAGCCTTTGCCTCCACCAGCGCCTACATGAACGTCACCATCGGCGCCATCAATACAGGAGTGCTGATCTGCAGCAGTCTCACGATGGTGTTGGCGGTGCGTGCCGCGCAACTGGGCCGGAATCCGGCAATCGTCCGCTATCTGACGTTGACCCTGATCCTGGGCCTCATCTTTTTGTCACTGAAGTATTTCGAATACCACGAAAAGTGGGTGGATCACCATGTCCCCGGACCATCGTTTGAGTACGCCGATCCGCGTTTTATCCATCAGGCCCAGATTCTGTTTTTCCTCTACTTCGCCATGACGGGTATGCACGCGATCCACATGATTGTCGGGGCCGGGCTGCTGACCGTGCTGATCGTAAAGGCACACCGCAATCGCTTCAGCGCTGCGTGGTACACACCAGTTGAGATCGTCGGCCTGTACTGGCATTTCGTCGATATCGTCTGGATTTTCCTATTCCCACTGCTCTATCTGATCGGACATCACTTATGA
- a CDS encoding DUF3300 domain-containing protein, whose amino-acid sequence MIALVCGQQQPMWAQGPPQFPPPGQTLTAKQLDDLVAPIALYPDPLLSQILVASTYPLELVEASQWLKQNPGLTGTALTEAAQAQNWDPSVQALVVFPDLVQRLNQDVTWTTNLGNAFLSQQNDVMDAAQRMRFKAQQAGKLSSTPQQVVTTTSDAGQPVIEIEPADPQTLYLPYYDPVSIWGPPLYYPYASWFYPPFVGGAYFGFGLGIPLGLYFGGGWGGWGNWGWRPGWGGHRIIVNNGFIHRYNFNAGGRSGLVGRSDWSHNPTHRQGVPYSNPGLANRFGGGVRQNLQSRPLVGQGQAGGQNRMGSPSGGQRLGDRQMAPSAPNGNRSAFGGVRDGGAARVQSDHGFSSLGPARSGGGGGSMGRGGGGGGGRGGGGGRR is encoded by the coding sequence GTGATTGCTCTTGTCTGTGGACAGCAGCAGCCGATGTGGGCGCAAGGGCCGCCTCAGTTTCCACCTCCCGGTCAGACGCTGACAGCCAAACAGTTGGACGATTTGGTTGCGCCGATTGCACTTTATCCGGACCCCCTTCTCAGCCAGATCCTGGTTGCCTCCACTTATCCTTTGGAACTGGTGGAAGCCTCCCAATGGCTGAAACAGAATCCAGGTCTGACTGGCACGGCCCTGACAGAGGCCGCACAGGCTCAGAACTGGGATCCGAGCGTGCAGGCGCTGGTCGTTTTCCCCGATCTGGTGCAGCGGCTGAACCAGGACGTCACCTGGACGACCAATTTGGGGAATGCATTTTTGAGCCAACAAAACGACGTCATGGACGCCGCGCAGCGCATGCGCTTTAAGGCCCAGCAAGCAGGTAAGTTGTCCTCCACGCCCCAACAAGTCGTGACTACCACAAGCGACGCAGGACAGCCGGTGATCGAGATCGAGCCGGCGGATCCGCAGACGCTTTACTTGCCTTACTATGATCCCGTCTCGATCTGGGGACCTCCTCTTTACTATCCCTATGCAAGTTGGTTCTATCCGCCTTTTGTCGGGGGCGCCTACTTTGGCTTCGGCCTTGGTATTCCTCTTGGCCTCTACTTTGGCGGCGGCTGGGGCGGCTGGGGGAACTGGGGTTGGCGGCCAGGCTGGGGTGGGCATCGCATCATTGTGAACAATGGCTTTATTCACCGCTATAACTTCAACGCAGGTGGACGCAGCGGCTTAGTGGGACGAAGCGATTGGTCGCATAACCCCACGCATCGCCAGGGAGTTCCGTATTCCAACCCAGGACTGGCGAACCGCTTCGGAGGGGGTGTGCGCCAGAATCTCCAATCCCGCCCGCTTGTGGGACAGGGACAGGCGGGAGGACAGAACCGCATGGGCAGTCCATCGGGAGGCCAGCGTCTGGGAGATCGGCAGATGGCTCCTAGCGCTCCCAATGGGAACCGAAGCGCGTTTGGCGGTGTGCGGGACGGCGGAGCTGCCCGAGTGCAAAGTGATCACGGATTCTCTAGTCTCGGTCCCGCACGAAGCGGCGGCGGAGGTGGCTCCATGGGCCGCGGTGGTGGCGGGGGTGGAGGTAGAGGCGGTGGTGGTGGACGTCGCTAG
- a CDS encoding general stress protein yields the protein MSGQNSVVAVYPSHEGAEQGVKELQRAGIDMRSLSIIGKDPHTDETVVGYYNNGDRMKRWGKAGAFWGGFWGLLFGSAFFAVPGIGPVLVAGPVVAWIVGALESAVVVGGLSAIGAGLVGMGIPKDSVIQYELALKTDHYLLILHGSAAEVEKARAILERTGPAQAAVHSSDPVAATAR from the coding sequence ATGTCTGGTCAGAATTCAGTCGTAGCTGTTTATCCCTCACATGAAGGGGCCGAACAAGGCGTCAAAGAACTGCAGCGCGCAGGCATTGATATGCGCAGCCTGTCCATTATTGGCAAAGATCCTCATACGGATGAAACGGTAGTTGGATACTACAACAATGGGGACCGGATGAAGCGCTGGGGCAAGGCCGGCGCTTTCTGGGGAGGCTTCTGGGGCCTCCTGTTTGGTTCTGCATTCTTTGCTGTTCCCGGGATCGGTCCTGTTCTGGTTGCCGGTCCCGTTGTCGCTTGGATTGTCGGGGCTCTTGAAAGTGCTGTGGTCGTGGGTGGCCTGAGTGCGATTGGAGCCGGACTGGTGGGCATGGGAATCCCGAAAGATAGCGTGATCCAGTACGAACTGGCGTTGAAGACTGATCACTATCTGCTGATTTTGCATGGGTCCGCCGCAGAAGTGGAAAAGGCGCGAGCCATTCTGGAACGCACTGGACCGGCTCAGGCGGCCGTGCATTCTTCTGACCCGGTTGCTGCTACCGCCCGCTAG
- a CDS encoding PRC-barrel domain-containing protein, translating into MMTTTRKLKGLVVRATDGELGTVEDFYFDDETWGVRYLTLETGGWLGGRQVLISPIAVLQTDWSARRIDVKLTRRQIENSPSIDKHKPVSRQHEAQYMTYYGYPYYWDGPYLWGAAYYPTGLMMDPMAHSQQTLEDRAGREPGDSHLRSTDEVTGYHIHANDGEIGHVDQFVIDDEVWAIRYLEVATRNWWPGKKVLLSPSWVERVSWPASSVFVALSRKAIQTCPEYFEGMEITREYEKNIYCHYGRPPYWLNESENRPSVSSPTR; encoded by the coding sequence ATGATGACAACGACGAGGAAGCTCAAAGGGCTGGTGGTCCGAGCAACCGACGGTGAGCTGGGAACGGTGGAAGACTTCTATTTCGATGATGAAACCTGGGGCGTCCGTTATCTGACGCTCGAGACCGGTGGTTGGTTGGGTGGACGGCAAGTACTCATCTCCCCCATTGCCGTCCTTCAGACCGACTGGTCCGCCCGGCGTATTGATGTGAAACTCACCAGACGGCAGATCGAGAACAGCCCCAGCATCGACAAACACAAGCCAGTCTCCCGGCAACACGAAGCGCAGTACATGACCTATTACGGATATCCATACTATTGGGATGGTCCGTATCTGTGGGGAGCGGCTTATTACCCCACCGGTCTGATGATGGACCCGATGGCCCACTCCCAGCAGACCCTGGAGGACCGCGCCGGAAGAGAACCAGGCGACTCCCATCTCCGCAGTACGGATGAGGTGACGGGTTATCACATCCATGCGAACGATGGCGAGATTGGCCACGTGGATCAGTTTGTGATTGACGATGAGGTTTGGGCGATTCGTTATCTGGAAGTCGCCACGAGAAATTGGTGGCCGGGTAAGAAAGTTCTTCTCTCCCCGTCCTGGGTGGAGCGGGTCAGTTGGCCGGCTTCGAGTGTCTTTGTGGCCCTCTCACGGAAAGCGATTCAGACTTGTCCCGAATATTTCGAGGGTATGGAGATCACGCGAGAGTACGAGAAGAACATCTATTGCCACTATGGCCGGCCTCCGTACTGGTTGAACGAATCGGAGAACAGGCCCAGCGTTTCATCGCCCACTCGATGA
- a CDS encoding PP2C family protein-serine/threonine phosphatase, which translates to MQNLADRPTPTLDGFDEEQQQWNVLTYLRRQPRSVHALILLALIVLIAGLDFTVDRDLSLFALYLIPALYGVWFLGRRWGYISCLVSAVIWLVDAWQGLPALRSVLIPYWNLAERLIVLLVVVSIVNAMRQALQDEHEAKERDVRREFELAREVQGRLLPSEAPDYPRVEFGFFYQAARKVGGDYYDFIPITPDRLAIAVGDVSGKGLSSALLMASLQSLVRTNLVARQGELTRFVTELNHSLYKMTASSRYATLFFAILDVSDLTLRYVNAGQNSPFLFRHGDTPAIVESLTTGGLPIGIVAESHYQSGGMQLHDGDVLIAYTDGVVEALNAKQEEFGEARLKEIVQASLSTSAAEICRQIASQLNAFVADTAQFDDITLVVMKIQAKREPLAA; encoded by the coding sequence ATGCAGAATCTCGCAGATCGCCCCACTCCCACTCTTGACGGATTCGACGAGGAGCAGCAGCAATGGAATGTGCTGACCTACCTGAGGCGGCAGCCAAGATCCGTCCATGCACTGATTCTGCTGGCACTGATCGTATTGATTGCAGGGCTCGATTTTACGGTGGATCGCGATCTATCCCTGTTCGCGCTCTATCTGATTCCGGCGCTCTATGGAGTCTGGTTTCTTGGACGCAGATGGGGTTACATCAGTTGTCTGGTGAGCGCAGTCATCTGGCTTGTAGACGCCTGGCAAGGATTGCCCGCCCTCCGTTCTGTACTGATTCCATACTGGAACCTTGCCGAAAGACTCATTGTGTTGCTGGTTGTCGTGAGCATTGTCAATGCCATGCGGCAGGCGCTGCAAGATGAGCATGAAGCGAAGGAACGCGATGTCCGGCGGGAGTTTGAACTGGCCCGCGAAGTACAAGGACGGCTGCTGCCGTCAGAGGCACCTGACTACCCGAGAGTCGAGTTCGGGTTCTTTTATCAGGCTGCCCGCAAGGTGGGCGGCGACTACTACGATTTCATTCCCATCACGCCAGATCGTCTCGCTATCGCCGTCGGGGATGTGTCCGGAAAAGGTCTTTCCAGTGCACTCTTGATGGCATCGTTGCAAAGCTTGGTCCGCACGAATCTGGTTGCCCGCCAGGGCGAACTCACACGATTTGTCACCGAGTTGAACCACTCGTTGTACAAGATGACAGCAAGCAGCCGCTATGCGACGCTCTTCTTCGCAATTCTCGATGTCTCGGATCTGACCCTCCGCTACGTGAACGCCGGGCAAAATTCACCATTTCTGTTCCGGCATGGAGACACACCCGCGATCGTCGAAAGCCTGACGACAGGAGGCCTGCCGATTGGCATTGTCGCCGAAAGTCATTATCAATCTGGAGGCATGCAGCTCCATGATGGAGACGTGCTGATCGCCTATACCGATGGGGTAGTTGAAGCATTGAATGCGAAGCAGGAAGAGTTTGGGGAAGCCCGGTTGAAGGAAATTGTTCAGGCCTCACTTTCCACTAGCGCCGCAGAGATCTGCAGACAGATTGCCAGTCAGTTGAACGCCTTCGTGGCAGACACCGCTCAGTTTGATGACATTACTCTCGTGGTAATGAAGATCCAGGCGAAGCGAGAACCACTCGCAGCTTAG
- a CDS encoding DUF2950 domain-containing protein has protein sequence MTTINFSGLRLRLTWLPVVSCLFGASLLLPAAPSAAQRSFATPQEVIQATIDAADRNDTAALLQLFGPEGKDIVQSGNPDEDRAARAEFVRAGREKVEIIEDKLTPDQVTVALGEEEWPFPVPIVRRDGKWQLDSVAGRIEVLARRIGRNELNAIEACRGYAEAQLAYASRVRDGEPILKYAQNIVSSPGRHDGLYSDGDSSVPVPLAFANATVSSSNPSRKLVPYHGYYFRILKAQGPAAPGGAFNYVVSKNMIGGFALVAWPAEYGVTGIRTLVINQDGVVFEKDLGAAGTASQVSQMTRFNPDKTWHPVVLE, from the coding sequence ATGACGACAATCAATTTTAGTGGACTGAGACTTCGGCTGACCTGGCTTCCCGTGGTCAGCTGCCTATTTGGAGCTTCTCTTCTTTTACCGGCTGCTCCCAGTGCAGCGCAACGGAGCTTTGCAACCCCGCAGGAGGTCATCCAGGCAACGATTGACGCCGCGGATCGAAATGATACGGCAGCTCTTCTCCAGCTTTTTGGGCCTGAGGGCAAGGACATTGTCCAGTCGGGCAATCCCGATGAAGATCGGGCGGCGCGCGCGGAATTTGTGCGGGCGGGCCGGGAGAAGGTCGAAATCATTGAAGATAAACTGACTCCCGATCAGGTCACGGTCGCTCTCGGTGAAGAGGAATGGCCGTTTCCGGTTCCAATCGTTCGCCGTGACGGGAAGTGGCAACTGGATTCGGTGGCTGGCCGGATTGAAGTTCTGGCTCGCCGGATTGGCCGGAACGAGTTAAATGCGATCGAGGCGTGCCGCGGTTATGCCGAAGCCCAACTGGCATACGCTTCGCGCGTCCGGGACGGGGAACCGATCCTGAAGTATGCGCAGAACATCGTCAGCAGTCCCGGCCGGCATGACGGACTGTATTCGGATGGCGATTCCAGCGTCCCAGTTCCGTTGGCCTTTGCCAATGCGACGGTTTCGAGCTCCAATCCATCCAGAAAGTTAGTTCCCTATCACGGATACTACTTCCGGATTCTCAAGGCACAAGGTCCGGCGGCGCCCGGCGGCGCCTTCAATTATGTGGTGAGCAAGAACATGATTGGTGGTTTTGCTCTTGTCGCCTGGCCTGCGGAGTATGGCGTCACTGGTATTCGAACGCTGGTGATCAATCAGGATGGGGTGGTCTTTGAGAAGGATCTCGGGGCTGCTGGGACGGCCTCTCAGGTGAGCCAGATGACGCGGTTTAATCCCGACAAAACCTGGCACCCGGTGGTCCTGGAATAG
- a CDS encoding cytochrome C oxidase subunit IV family protein has product MTHQVVPVKTYATVFGSLIALTVLTVGISKFDMGEFNFICAMSIAVAKAALVLWFFMDVRRSSSMTRLFIGAGLFWIAILLVFLLSDYLSRGWLPLPKWL; this is encoded by the coding sequence ATGACGCACCAAGTAGTTCCCGTTAAGACCTATGCGACAGTGTTCGGATCACTGATCGCCTTGACTGTCCTGACCGTGGGCATTTCGAAATTCGACATGGGCGAGTTCAACTTCATCTGCGCCATGTCGATCGCGGTGGCTAAGGCAGCCTTGGTGCTTTGGTTCTTTATGGACGTCCGCCGCTCCAGTTCGATGACGCGACTGTTCATCGGAGCAGGATTATTTTGGATCGCGATCCTGCTGGTGTTCCTGCTGAGCGATTACCTGAGCCGCGGCTGGCTGCCGCTGCCGAAGTGGTTGTAG